One Scomber scombrus chromosome 4, fScoSco1.1, whole genome shotgun sequence genomic region harbors:
- the LOC133978812 gene encoding gelsolin-like: MVFHAEFERAGQRAGLQVWRVENMELVPVSESLYGGFYTGDAYLVLHSTETRGGRLQYDLHYWQGSECSQDESGAAAIFAIQMDDFLQGAPVQYREVQGHESSTFTGYFKTGLKYMKGGVASGFQHVLTNDVEVNRLLQVKGRRVVRATEVPVSWESFNQGDSFILDLGEEIIQWSGSHSNRFEKLKATLVSKGIRDNERCGRAQLQFCEEGAEPERMLEVLGEKPELPDAHHDDAKMDASNRKLAKLYKVSNAGGDMEVTMVAEHNPFSQNALHSSECFILDNGGSGHIFIWKGKDANTEERHAVLKTSEQFIHKMNYPTHTQVQVLPEFGETPLFKQFFKDWTTPDDTVGMGTAYISNQIAKIEKVPFDVSSLHQSEAMAAQHGMVDGGDGDKQVWRIEGSQKVSVDSGVWGQFFGGDSYIIQYEYQHSDRRGYIIYMWQGAESSQDEVGASAILAVQLDDELGGGAVQVRVVQGKEPAHLMSLFRGQPMVVYKGGTSREGGQSEVADTRLFQVRANAAGDTRAVEVYPSSSSLNSSDVFVLVSPSGCWLWKGGRSSSAEVQGAKRLAEVLQVTPSLLEEGEEEGAFWDALGGQEDYCRTPRLKDQMEAHPPRLFACSNKTGNFLMEEVPGELTQDDLAPDDVMILDTWDQVFVWIGNEAREEEKTEAAASAVRYLESDPAGRDPCTPTVTLKQGFEPPTFTGWFLGWNRDFWTVDPLQRTIESLQV, encoded by the exons ATGGTGTTTCATGCTGAGTTTGAGCGTGCAGGTCAGAGGGCGGGGcttcaggtgtggcgtgtggaGAACATGGAGCTGGTTCCTGTTTCTGAGAGTCTGTACGGAGGGTTCTACACCGGGGACGCTTACCTGGTCCTCCACAGCACCGAGACCCGGGGGGGGCGCCTGCAGTACGACCTGCACTACTGGCAAg GTTCAGAGTGCTCTCAGGATGAAAGTGGTGCGGCGGCCATCTTTGCGATCCAGATGGATGACTTCCTGCAGGGGGCGCCAGTTCAGTACCGTGAAGTCCAGGGCCACGAGTCCAGTACCTTCACCGGGTACTTCAAAACTGGACTAAAGTACATG AAAGGGGGCGTGGCCTCAGGATTTCAGCACGTGCTGACCAATGACGTGGAGGTTAATAGGCTTCTACAGGTCAAAGGTCGACGGGTCGTCAGGGCAACGGAGGTTCCTGTCAGCTGGGAGAGTTTCAACCAAGGAGACAGTTTCATCCTGGACCTGGGAGAG gAAATCATCCAGTGGTCCGGTTCCCATAGTAACCGCTTTGAGAAGCTGAAGGCGACCTTG gtgtctAAGGGTATCCGTGACAACGAGCGGTGTGGGCGGGCCCAACTGCAGTTCTGTGAGGAGGGGGCGGAGCCTGAGCGGATGCTGGAG gtTCTCGGGGAGAAGCCGGAGCTGCCTGACGCTCACCATGACGACGCCAAGATGGACGCCTCCAACAGGAAACTGGCCAAACTTTACAAG gtgtcCAACGCCGGCGGTGACATGGAGGTTACCATGGTAGCAGAGCACAACCCGTTCTCCCAGAATGCTTTGCATTCCAGCGAGTGTTTCATCCTCGACAACGGAGGCAGCGGACACATCTTCATCTGGAAAG ggaagGATGCGAACACTGAGGAGCGTCATGCTGTTCTGAAGACCTCAGAGCAATTCATCCACAAGATGAActacccaacacacacacag GTCCAGGTCCTCCCAGAGTTCGGAGAGACTCCGCTCTTCAAGCAGTTCTTTAAGGACTGGACGACCCCTGATGACACCGTCGGCATGGGAACAGCCTACATATCCAATCAGATTGCAAAGATAGAGAAG GTGCCGTTTGACGTCTCATCTCTCCACCAATCAGAGGCCATGGCGGCTCAGCACGGCATGGTGGACGGAGGAGACGGAGACAAACAG GTGTGGCGTATAGAGGGATCACAGAAGGTGTCGGTGGATTCGGGGGTTTGGGGTCAGTTCTTTGGAGGAGACAGTTACATCATCCAGTACGAGTACCAACACAGCGACAGACGAGGTTACATCATCTACATGTG GCAGGGGGCGGAGTCCAGCCAGGATGAGGTCGGAGCGTCGGCCATCTTGGCGGTTCAGCTGGACGATGAGCTCGGAGGCGGGGCCGTGCAGGTGCGTGTGGTTCAGGGAAAAGAGCCCGCCCACCTCATGAGCCTGTTCAGGGGCCAGCCAATGGTGGTGTACAAGGGCGGGACCTCAAGAGAGGGTGGCCAATCAGAGGTGGCGGATACCCGTCTGTTCCAGGTTCGAGCCAATGCAGCAGGAGACACCAGAGCTGTGGAG GTGTACCCATCCTCCAGCAGTCTGAACTCCAGTGATGTGTTTGTCCTGGTGTCGCCCTCCGGCTGCTGGTTGTGGAAGGGGGGCCGCAGCAGCTCGGCTGAAGTCCAGGGAGCCAAACGCCTGGCTGAAGTCCTGCAGGTGACCCCCAGCCtgttggaagagggggaggaggaag GTGCATTCTGGGATGCTCTGGGAGGCCAGGAGGACTACTGTCGGACCCCTCGGCTGAAGGACCAGATGGAGGCTCATCCTCCTCGTCTGTTCGCCTGCTCCAACAAGACCGGGAACTTCCTG ATGGAGGAAGTTCCAGGTGAGCTGACGCAGGATGACCTCgctcctgatgatgtcatgatctTGGATACATGGGACCAG GTGTTTGTCTGGATCGGAAACGAGGCGCGTGAGGAAGAGAAGACCGAGGCCGCAGCttcag CTGTAAGGTACCTGGAGAGCGACCCGGCCGGCAGAGACCCCTGCACCCCCACGGTGACGTTGAAGCAGGGATTTGAACCACCGACCTTCACCGGCTGGTTTCTGGGCTGGAACCGGGACTTCTGGACCGTGGACCCGCTGCAGCGCACCATCGAGAGCCTGCAGGTGTAA